The proteins below come from a single Malus sylvestris chromosome 3, drMalSylv7.2, whole genome shotgun sequence genomic window:
- the LOC126616476 gene encoding transcription factor FER-LIKE IRON DEFICIENCY-INDUCED TRANSCRIPTION FACTOR-like isoform X1 yields MDSLGNHQGGHNINDFELQDFIDDANFGQFIDIIRGDGEDPAANFDPDLMMNGCFDDYNLFGQAGSTTPPVLVFGFNDAIVPDPTTSLFATSPNFDGEMKGGEEEYYNDGEDSSGTTTTMTTTKRQKVDRSRTLVSERKRRGSMKERLYALRSLVPNITKMDKASIVGDSVLYVQDLQQQAKKLKAEIASLEASLAGADDRDGHLEGSTKPNKDSNNDQFVSKGILQIDVSQVEEKGFYVKVACNKGGGVAISLYKALESLTSFDVQSSNLNTVSADRFEITFALNVKKCEQDVVNLPNLKLWVTGAFLNQGASQIYKWMMIVDKELNLKS; encoded by the exons atgGATTCGCTGGGAAACCATCAAGGAGGTCATAACATCAACGATTTTGAGTTGCAAGACTTCATAGATGATGCAAACTTTGGTCAATTCATTGATATTATTCGCGGTGACGGTGAAGATCCAGCGGCTAATTTTGATCCTGACCTTATGATGAATGGCTGCTTTGATGATTATAACCTGTTTGGTCAAGCTGGTTCTACTACTCCACCAGTTCTTGTGTTTGGTTTTAATGATGCAATTGTACCCGATCCAACTACTTCTTTGTTTGCTACATCACCAAATTTTGATGGAGAAATGAAAGGCGGGGAAGAAGAGTACTATAATGACGGGGAAGATTCGTCTGGAACAACCACAACCATGACAACAACGAAGAGGCAAAAGGTTGACCGGTCGCGGACTTTGGTGTcggagaggaagaggaggggGAGCATGAAGGAAAGGCTATATGCATTGCGGTCTTTAGTTCCTAACATAACCAAG ATGGATAAGGCCTCCATTGTTGGAGATTCTGTATTGTATGTACAAGACTTGCAACAGCAGGCTAAGAAGTTGAAAGCTGAGATTGCAAGCCTTGAAGCATCCTTAGCCGGAGCAGATGATCGAGACGGACATCTGGAAGGATCAACCAAACctaataaagattcaaacaatGACCAGTTCGTTTCTAAGGGCATCCTTCAG ATAGACGTGTCTCAAGTGGAGGAAAAAGGGTTTTATGTGAAGGTGGCATGCAACAAGGGAGGAGGAGTAGCCATATCACTTTACAAGGCACTTGAATCCCTAACAAGCTTCGATGTTCAAAGTTCTAACTTGAACACAGTTTCAGCTGACAGATTTGAAATCACATTTGCTTTGAAT GTAAAGAAATGCGAGCAGGACGTCGTCAACCTGCCAAATTTGAAACTTTGGGTCACGGGTGCTTTTCTTAATCAAG GTGCAAGTCAAATATACAAATGGATGATGATAGTAGACAAAGAGCTTAACCTGAAGAGCTAA
- the LOC126616476 gene encoding transcription factor FER-LIKE IRON DEFICIENCY-INDUCED TRANSCRIPTION FACTOR-like isoform X2: MDSLGNHQGGHNINDFELQDFIDDANFGQFIDIIRGDGEDPAANFDPDLMMNGCFDDYNLFGQAGSTTPPVLVFGFNDAIVPDPTTSLFATSPNFDGEMKGGEEEYYNDGEDSSGTTTTMTTTKRQKVDRSRTLVSERKRRGSMKERLYALRSLVPNITKMDKASIVGDSVLYVQDLQQQAKKLKAEIASLEASLAGADDRDGHLEGSTKPNKDSNNDQFVSKGILQIDVSQVEEKGFYVKVACNKGGGVAISLYKALESLTSFDVQSSNLNTVSADRFEITFALNVKKCEQDVVNLPNLKLWVTGAFLNQGFKLASGFSA, translated from the exons atgGATTCGCTGGGAAACCATCAAGGAGGTCATAACATCAACGATTTTGAGTTGCAAGACTTCATAGATGATGCAAACTTTGGTCAATTCATTGATATTATTCGCGGTGACGGTGAAGATCCAGCGGCTAATTTTGATCCTGACCTTATGATGAATGGCTGCTTTGATGATTATAACCTGTTTGGTCAAGCTGGTTCTACTACTCCACCAGTTCTTGTGTTTGGTTTTAATGATGCAATTGTACCCGATCCAACTACTTCTTTGTTTGCTACATCACCAAATTTTGATGGAGAAATGAAAGGCGGGGAAGAAGAGTACTATAATGACGGGGAAGATTCGTCTGGAACAACCACAACCATGACAACAACGAAGAGGCAAAAGGTTGACCGGTCGCGGACTTTGGTGTcggagaggaagaggaggggGAGCATGAAGGAAAGGCTATATGCATTGCGGTCTTTAGTTCCTAACATAACCAAG ATGGATAAGGCCTCCATTGTTGGAGATTCTGTATTGTATGTACAAGACTTGCAACAGCAGGCTAAGAAGTTGAAAGCTGAGATTGCAAGCCTTGAAGCATCCTTAGCCGGAGCAGATGATCGAGACGGACATCTGGAAGGATCAACCAAACctaataaagattcaaacaatGACCAGTTCGTTTCTAAGGGCATCCTTCAG ATAGACGTGTCTCAAGTGGAGGAAAAAGGGTTTTATGTGAAGGTGGCATGCAACAAGGGAGGAGGAGTAGCCATATCACTTTACAAGGCACTTGAATCCCTAACAAGCTTCGATGTTCAAAGTTCTAACTTGAACACAGTTTCAGCTGACAGATTTGAAATCACATTTGCTTTGAAT GTAAAGAAATGCGAGCAGGACGTCGTCAACCTGCCAAATTTGAAACTTTGGGTCACGGGTGCTTTTCTTAATCAAGGTTTTAAATTGGCTTCTGGATTCTCAGCCTAA